GTAAAGTTGTGCGCCATCGAAAACTGAACGGCAAGAAACGGAAGCAAGTCTTTCCAGAGAAACTTCGCTTTAACGAACGATGGATCGAAGATGACGACATAATCATCCGGTTGACCCAAAAAGATCTCGTCGTTTGGGACTTCCTAAAAAAGCACGCCATTTCGCTCTATCATTCGTCTCCGCCATTGTCTTCATATCAGTTCACAGTAGAGCTAGAAAATCTGCAAGAAGTTCGAGCCTGGATTGCGGACGTTACGTCACAGCGTTCAAGACGACGGCGATTGGCTATCCTGAAATATTTTATTGATGGATTAAACGAGCCCGAGAAATCATTTCATCGAACGCAATTCTCATTTCGTGATGATCGATTTCGGCTAGAGCGACCTCTTCGAGAACCAATGGTGCCCAGTATCCGCAAGTCGGAAATCAAAAAACGTAGTGCGTCTAGCTATGCCAATATTGGAGTTCTTTCAAATGACAAAGCAAAAAACGAGCTAAACCGAATCTCTCATCAACATTCCCAGCAACATCCCGCCCTTTGGAGACTTTTTCGTGATGACCAAGATGTCACCGATTGGCTCTTGTCTCTTGGAGCGTGGTATCGTTACCACGCCATCATCTCACTCACCAAGTCATACACAGTCCAATCGACTCTTCACGATCTAGTCGAACTCGCCTATTCGACGTCGAAGACGAGCGACTTGCCAAAGATCCTGCGTCAGCTTCACTCAGTCGAACCAGAAGATAGTGCGGCGGCAAAGTTTCGCAACCACCCAGAAATTGCAAACCACTTCTTCTTGTTAGGACTCTGGGCCACCAGGAGGATCAATATTTCTCTTCCGAATGAAGCTGGTGACCGTCGAATATTGATTGGGGATTTATGGGCCTGACAACTCGATAAGTTGTGTTGATGATTTTCCAAATGGAATTCTGTCGAGGATTAAGCTCGTGAGTTCAAATTCAGTCCAACTGCCTTAACTTCGGAGAACTGACCATCTAGGTATCCTGTTGGAACCTCAAGAACCTTCTCACGGCATACGATCCCTCCCTTCCGAAGCCTCAAAATTGGAGTCACTCGCCCCGGACCTATCCAAAACTTGGCCAAATGAGATCTTCTATAGTGAGGTATTTTTTCAATCGTTTTTCCGATCGTCCACGCCCGTTTTCCCCGGCGATGAGCACGCTCTACATACTTATTGTCTCCAGTTTCCGCAAAGCGAGTTCGGTCACTGGCGAGAACGTCTGACTGAATCAACTCAGGATCATTTGCAAGCATGCAGATGGATGCCAATACCTTGGCAACTCTCATCAGAAAGTCTGGTGGAACGTCCACGCCTCCATTCGATTTAGGCTCGATGGCCTCCTGTACCGATTGAAGGGACGAGCCCTCTCTCTTACTCCAATGTCTGCAAAGCGTGACCGTTCGTCCTTGTGGGTCCGTTTCACCGTAGTCTATTGAGAACTGAACAACTGGGGGCCTCTGGTTGATTGCTTGAGCAAAGAAGATACTTCGCATGTGATAAACTTTGCCTTGGTATTCAAAGAAGAGTGGGTGGTCCACCTTTGGAAATCGGATGACGAGTTGAGGCAATTGCGGAGCAACCTGATCCGAAGGCACGTCTGACAGATCAACCTTTTCAAGTAGCGGGATTATTGCCGGGTACAAGTCATAATACGGTCTCTTTGCCTGAACCCACTTCCATTCAGATCGAGACTGACTTGCCTGAGAAATGCTGGTACTCATTGCGTCAATCCACTCCTCCAATTCAGCCTCATTGCATTTAGCAAATCCCTTTTCTGTTTCAAAATTCCAAAAATCCATTTTTCACCATAGCTTTTACCTTCATAGCTTTCTTTCTTGGGCGAGCAAGTTCGAACATCGCAGTGAACAAATATTGATTATTCGTCCCGTGAATCCGAACCCTGATACGGCCCGTCTTTCTTGCTTAGAATCAAAGATCTATGAAGAGAACGGCCGAAACGCCGCAAGTTAGCAACTTACATAGTTGCCTCTAAGAGAAAAGCCGTCGCAGCCGATTCTCGTACCGCCTCACAAATGTCCAGAGAGTGAGCCAGGACCGGTCAGTTAGATCGACGACGCATGTGCATTCTGCACGATATCCAAGCTATCGAGATTCGAATTCTAAATCAATGCAGACATCTCAGCCGACCAAATTTCTGTGGGGATACTAACAGAGGTTCTCCCAGTAATTCGCAAAACGACCATCGCACGGCTAACAAACTACGAACTAAAGCAGCAGGCGTTCGGCTTCAACAAGTGTGAAGTCCACTTTTTACTTTCATTGAAGACGTCTTCAGTGATTCCCACTATTAACTCTTAGACGAACTTTAAGTCCAAAAGAAAAGCCCGCCAGCTTTCGCTGGCGGGCTCTTGAAGGATTCGTGGGCAAACACGAACAATATATTTAGAGTACAAACCACATCTTTCTCACGACTTTGTCAGCATTTTTTTGAGACAAGGAAGCTACTATAATAGTGGAGAGAAGGAATGAATGGGCAAACCAAGTACACGCTTTTTAAAAGCAATTAATCGACTATCCAAAAGTCCCGCCCTCAAAGAGGGAGTGAAGACCGAAGCACTATCTCGATGGCTGTATCACGGGCACGGTGAAAAGTATCTCTCACTGCCCCCTTGTGAAGATGGAGTTGGCCGATCACCAAATGCCAACCCTCGCCGCTTCTCTTGCCCAACTAAATCCAGGCATTATGCCCGTTGGCTTCCTCTTCGAGACCATATTACTGGTGATAGAAAAGGCATCGTTGCTGACAAAAGGACCAAAAAGGTCCCGTTCATCTCCGTTGATATCGACCGACATTCGTCATCTGTTTCATCAAATCGTCACCAACAACTTGTAGTCGCTATTGGCCGCTATCTTTGCTGTTTCCCACACATCAAATGGATTGCTGAAGTCAATCCAAACAACGGATCCACCAAATTCTTCGGCTTTCGACGGGCAGGCGATCATTTTTTGCTAAGTGATGCTCAAAAAATCGCATCTCATATCAAACAGGAACTGATCGAACGCAATCTATGCCACAATGGGAATATTGAAGTATTCCCAGACAACTGCAAAGCGGTCTTCCTGCCATTGAGAAGAGATAAAATCTCGATCGCTGATCGTGGGATTCTGCCTCGATGTGTTCGCAAAATGAAGGACGAGCGTGTTTTTGGAGAAACCGTTTGGGAATACTATCGGTCTTACTCCATCCTTCATTTCATCAACTGGATCTACCAGGGCGATAACTACAGCGAACCGGCACTGATATCTGCCCTCCGGTTTTCCTGTGCGGGAATGCCGGATGACATGTCGATTGACGACGATGTGTCAATCGCTCCCAGCAAGCCGGTCGTTGCCCGCTCCCCTGCGGGGAGCGGGCTTGCCAATCAACGCATTAATAAGGCGGTCACTCGCACGGACTCTAAGGGCCAGAGTGATCCATCCGCCTTTAGCCGAAACTGGTCTGCTCTTCTGCCGTTTGTCCGAGAGTTTTTCAAACTTAATAAGACGTTCCCTTCGGTGAGTGAGGCCCTGCACTACCTGAAGGAAAATGACCTTTATTCCGGTGACTGGAGCGACAATGAAAGACATCGTCGTGCTCGTGTCACGGACATTCTTAATAAGATCCAAGAGACCTTTGACCCATCACTCCTGAAAAGTCATCAGAAAGTCACACTTGATCCCGGAATTCGTCGTTGGTGTCGTCGCCAATTTCCAAATGGAATAACTGGTAAGCAACGTCAAATTAACGAGGTGGACATGACCTCTGTGGTCAAAGACATTCGTGTCCCTGGTCGATTCGTCGAGTACGCTGTCGGTGTTATCGCATTCTGCTTGAATGATCCATTGGAGAATTATGCTCTTCCGATCAATCGAATCAAGGCAGTCTGGGACTTGGTGCCAAATACACCAAGTTGGAATCAGAAATACTTCCAGGTAGTTCGTCGTCACCTTGAAAAGATTGGCGTTGTCGATATCTACGACAAGAATCACTGTACCGGAAAAGCTTGGCGATGGAGGAAGGGAGAAAACTTTCCTCAGAAGATGAAACAAAGTCGTCGCTCAATTTGCTCGAATGAGTCACGTTCGTGCAAGCTTTCAGAAATCAAGTCTTTGTGCGAAACAAGTAGGGCGATGCGACTGAGCACCGGAGGTGCGAGGGAGTGGGGAGGAAAGGGAGTAGAAAAAGAATATACACATAACTCCCTATATCACCTTCCGCTGCAAAATCCCGTAACAACGATTCGCAACAGCCATTATCGTGGCCCACCTCGATCAAAAGGGCCTGATTGGCATCTAACTCTTTCCAATTCGTTGAACTGAAGTCATCCGAATAAGGTTGCAAGGATGATGTTGCGTGAGTTCATCAAGCCAAAGTTGGTTTCTGATTGCACACAATGAATGACCTTCCCTGAGGTACTTGCATGCCCACGAAGTGTGGTCAACATCAGCAACCATATGTCAGCATTCCTTTTGATTTGAGTCCCTGCTAAATTGGTTCTCAGTGCGGGAGGGCGAGCGGCGACTTGGAGTCGCCGGGAGCGGTTCCCAACAGCACTTTCTTAACCTATCAACTGAATAACAGTTGAACATTCTCCGGCCGCAATCTTGTGGCTACACGCTGAGTCATTCGTTGACTGAGCTTGCATGCGTATGCGTTGCGTGGCAGTGCCTGCATGCGCATCCCCCTGCCCCTCTGAATTGTTCGAGGGGATTATTCAACACAAGTGAAATGCAAACTTTACTAAAGGACTGAATAGTGAAACATTACGGAGTTTTGATCAAATCAGACAATGCATTGCTCGCCGAGCAGGAAGAACGATTTCCAATTTCGGAAGGAAAGAAGCGTCTTCGACAGGCTCTTTCATTGCGTGCGATTCCATCCACCTTGTACGGCTGCGAATGCCTTTTGAAGGAATATGGTGACAGCGGCGAATGGCATCATGTCAGCAAATTCGCAAACTGCGTTGACTACTACGATGTTGGTGAAGTCTTAGAGCTATTCGAGCAACCAACCCAAGAACTGCTGACGATGGCCAAAGCCAAGAAGCCGCAACCAGCAGAAGTTAACGAAGTCAATGTGGTTATTCGATGGAAGGAGTTTGAAGGGAAAGGCAGGTACTGGCGTTCTTACGAATGCGACTACGTCGGGAAAGCCTCGATTCGTGGTGACTGGATTCAATTCAATGGGAAACGCAAGAAGTTGAGCGGCAATCACATTGATGTGGAAGACATCGATGCACTCCGTGATCTAATTGCCACATCTTTAGAACGCACAATTGAAAAACTAATCATTACTTCCGACAAGGCCAGGATTTCCACAAGCGAGGCCGTCTATACAAAGAAGTGCCACAACTTGACTCATGCAATTCGTGGTACCAGAAAGCTTATCCGAGCCCCTGGCTATTTGGAGACGTGGAAACGAAGGATGAAACCAACTAGGCAGGGACAAGATATCGATGGCTAATCAATATGTCTGTCCAACCATTCCTTATGGCAATCGAGCACTTCGAAAGCGGTACTTCAAGGCGGCACAAAACAAACGAATCAAACAGAAAATCGGTTCAACAAAGGTGGCAAACCCCAAAGGGTTGAAGCGAATCAAACATCACGGAGGAATAACAAATGGCAATGGAAGCCAAACATTACGAACTTAAAATTCTTGACCCAGATGAGCTTCGTCCCTGTGGCGACTGTCAGGCATGCTGCACGGCTATGGCCGTCCGGGAAATTGAGAAGAACAACTATCAAAGATGCGAGCACCAATGCTCGGAAGGATGTGGGATTTACCAAGATCGACCAGCTTCATGCAGAGCCTTCAATTGCGGGTATGAGGCTGGATGGATTCGAGATCGTCCCGACAAGACTGGTGTAATTGTCGATTACAACGCAATACTCAATTGCATTTTCCTTTGGGAGGGTCGAATTGGTGCGAGTAACTACAAGAAGGTGAATCGCCTAATCAATCGACTGAAGAAACTGCATTCCACTGCTTCAATCCACATCGTCACTAAGAAGAACGCACCGTCTAGGTCGATTTGCGGAACTGAGGAATACAAGCAGTGCGAAACAGCGGCGGAAATGTTTTATGACCAGATGTTTGTAAATCTGGCGTCGTAAGCACAACTCGATAGGTACCCAGTGATGTCAGGCCCCACCCGCTGCAAGCGGGTGGGGCTTTTTTATTCATACTCTACGGTTTGATTTGTAACGAAGTCTTCGCTAGATGATCTGCCTGACAGAAAGGATTATTCTAGAGAAAAGTAGTGACTGTCCTCGACTTCTCTTTCCTCTCGGCTCTTCTGAAACTGGTCATCAATGTAGGCGAGAATTTCTGGCTTATCAAGTGAACACCAGTCTGGATCATTTTTGTCAATCATGGCGAGTGTTACTTCGCCAGTTTCACGCTCAACAATGGCCTCTGCTAACATGTAGCTGGAGACCAGTTGTCCCTGTTTAATTTCAAGTTTTAGAATTCGGCATCTCGGCTCACCTCGAAAAACAATGCCGAGCACAATGTGCTTGTGTTGGTTAGAGATCTCATCAATCTGTGTAATTTGCAGCCGCTTAACAAGGGTTTGCATGCGAGCCTTTAGCTTTCGTCTAAGAGAAATCAGCGTGTCACCTGATTTGTTGTCAAGTTGCTCGATCAAATCTTGTAAGTCTTTGATCCGCTCCGTAGTTACATTCTGCTGTTCACTTGTTAGTGTGGATAGTTGTTGTTGCAATTCATCAATCTCTCCTTCGAGCCTCTGGGCGACTCTCGCAAGTGTATCTGAATATGCTTTCGTTAGGCCCTGCTCCGTGTTGGTCAGTTGCTGTTCAAGCTGGACGAGTTTGCCCGATATAGCATCAATCTGATTGGGTTGAGACGTCGTTCTACCTGTTAATTTCGAAGCATCAAGCTCTCTAAGGTGCAAGAGGACTGCTCTCTCAATAGCAGTGTACGGAAGGTGGTATCGCTTTTTCTTGTTAGATTTACCGGGTCGAGGACAGTAAATCGACGTAATGCCATTTTGGGTGCTGTGCAACTTCCAAACGTGGATGTGGTTGTCCCAGATCGATATGATTGATCCTGGAAAGAGATTTCGAATCGTTTGCTTTCTGGGTTGAGTATTTACGGAGCGAATTGAAAGCTCGTATTGCAATCTGTCCCATGTCTCTTGGTCAACGACTGCTGGAAAGTAGTCAACGATCGGTTCTCCGTCTGGGACCTTCTTTCTTTTGCCATCGACAACCTCTAATCTCATGGGCTGCTTTCGGCCAATTAATGCTTCATGACTTAGAACATGCTTTATCTGTCCCGCATCCCATTGCCGACCGTGGCCGAGAGGCGCATTGCCGTCTGTGTTAAGTTTCTCTGCGATCAAGTGGGCTCCCAGGCCATCGAGATATAGTTTGACAATCTTGCGTACTGTCTTGACCTTGTCTCTTACAAAGATAAAACCTGAACGATCTTCTTTGGATTTGAGCCATCGAGGACAAAGGTTTCCAACTGTCTTTCCCTTTCGCATTTCCTCTCGGCGTGAACGCCATTTTGCCTTTCCGAACTGACTCTTGCGTTCGCTCTCGCCGTGAGCACGAGATAAGATCACAATCGCAATGATTAGCTGAACTTCGCTCAATTTCTCCCAGTGGAAAATTTCTGGATGAGCGTCGGATAAGGTTACAATCGTGATACCTCGACGCAATATGGAAAGAAACATTTCCAAAGCGACAGGCACTTGTTGCCGTGTAAGGCGATCGAGATTCTCCACAATAAGGGCTGAGCCTTTTTTGACGCTTCCAGCATCCACGGCATCAATGAAGGCTTTAAGCTTGCCTGTCGTTGCATTAGCGCCAGTCCAGCCACTTACTCCTTCATCCATCAGCACCAAGCTATTGTCCAATTCGTATCCATTGGCTTCCGCCCATTCAGCCGGACGTTCAGATTGTCTGCGCTTGCTATCGCCCTTGGCTTGAGGCCCTGAAGAAAAGCGTAGGTAGCTGTAAGCCTTCTTTTTTCGCACGGATACGACTCCCGTTTGAAGTATTTAACGATTCAGGCAGAATATCTGACGAGCAATGTCTTGGCAACTGTTTGAGAGGAGATAGAAACAGTGCAATGCTGTATTACCTTAAAGGATTAGGTTCGGCCTGGATCTTGAGTATGCCTTGCTTCTGTGCGCCGACGATTGGCTAGTTGTTTGGCTTCCACACTTGACGGAAGGGCTATATTAACTGAACTGAAAGAGAGATTGTGTTTTTTCAGAGCAACCAAGTGTTTTTACTGAGGCAACGATGAAGAGAATCGTCCAAGTTAAAGAAGATGACGTCCGGCGATTGCTTTGCTGGGCGTCACCGTGTCGAAACAACGAACTGATCAGACTTCTGGACGAGCTAGACACCAAATGGATGGTGGATCGTGAAGCCGAACGCATTCTATTTCAAGCTAGACCAGGACAACCTAATGAAATTGTAATGGGGCTCAAGTGCTCAAGACGTTTACAAGTCCATGCTTATGCTGCTGCGATAATCTTTTCCTCGCTGGGTAAATCGAAGGATGAGCGTGATAAGATTCTTCGCCCAGTAGATGACATGTTGAACTGGGCAGTTGGTGTTGATGTTACGGGATGGGTAGCAAGCGACGGAATTGTACTCCCTCCCGATCATGTGTTGAGGAAAACAGAGGAAGAAATTCCAGACGATGCATTGCCAAAAATCAGTGAGAAGAATCGTATTGTTGGTGAAGGGTTTTATCGTTATGCGACTGCATGGATTCTCTTTCACGAACTTGGACATTTAAAACTAGGACATAGCTCACAAGAAGGTTTCCTCTCCTTGACGCAGGAGAAAGAAGCGGACATGTTTGCTGCCAACTGGATGGTCGATGCGGCAACTAATTCTGGTGATAGTGAGCAGGAAGCAAATCGATTAAATGCGCTTACGGGAATTGCCTTGGCACTTCTGTGGCTCACGATCTTTAACGTGTTCTTTGGCCGCAAGGAATCGACGACTCATCCAGAGGGATATGATCGACTCTTTCAGGTTCTGGATCAATTCGTAGATCCAAGTTCAGAATCCGAGTACGTTTTCATCTGGGAGTCCGTAGCTACTCTTCTGTTTGTTCACATGCGTGCTGCGAACTACCAATTTGACGAAAAGGAAGTGGCATTGGCTCAGCCCGATCCAAGAGATCGAGTGAACTACTTCATAAATAGAATTTCTAAGTTCGAGAGAGAGTAGTTTCTATTGCGATAGCGGACAATTTTGGTCTGCCACTTTATTCGAGCATCAAAATCATCAAATCTCGTTTTTCAACACCGTCTGTGGCCCATTGTCTTCTCTGCAACCCTTCCAGAACAGCTGAACGACATTCATATCAAATTCAGCAGCAGCGTCGACAGCTTTGTAATAGCCGCCGGCGATCGACATATGGGCACCGATTGGGGGCATGGTAAATTCTTTTTTCAGGGAAACGGGTCGGTGTGAGATTGGGTGATAAACTATCAAAAACAGGTTGCTTTCGCTACTCTACGAACATCTTCACTAGCCGCCGAACCTTACGTAAGCACCAACTGTCTGTAGGTGGAAACCGTTTCAATCCCCATAGCCTGGCCCTATCCCGATGTGATGAACTAGCCACATGCTTCTCTCGATCACCACCGAGCACCCACCTGCGACTGATCTCGGGTATTTGCTGCACAAGCACCCTGGCCGGTTGCAGACGTTTGATCTGAGCTTCGGCAAGGCCCACGTGTTTTATCCCGAGGCGGATGAAAATCGTTGCACGGCTTGTTTGTTGTTGGATATCGACCCGGTGGGGATGGTTCGCGGGAAGAATCGTAGTCAGGGCGACTTGCTTGCGCGTTACGTGAATGACCGGCCTTATGTCGCGTCGTCCTTTTTAAGCGTGGCCATCTCGCAGGTTTTGGGGGCGGCCATGTCTGGCCGCTGTAAGGATCGCCCTGAACTTGCCGACACGCCGTTGCCGCTGGCTGCTCGGATCGATGTCTTACCGGTACGCGGAGGCGAGCGTTTCCTTCGGCAATTGTTCGAGCCACTCGGCTATACGGTCGAAGCAGAAGCTTATCCGCTGGACGAGAAGTTCCCGGCGTGGGGCAACAGTCCTTACTTTTCGGTGACCATTCGCGGGGTGACGACTCTTTCGCAGTTGCTCACGCATCTGTACGTGCTGGTGCCGGTCTTCGACAACGAGAAGCATTACTTCGTGGGGGAAGCCGAGCTGGAAAAGCTGCTGGCCAAGGGGGGCGGCTGGCTGACTGCGCACCCCGAGAAGGATCAGATCACACGGCGCTATCTGAAGCATCGTTATGGTCTGTATCGCGAGGCGTTGTCGCGATTGATTGAGGTTGAAGAGTTGCAAGCACCGCCAGACGAACAAACAGCTTCCGCCGAAGAAGAGACGCTCGAGCGCAGCGTGAGCCTGAACGACCAGCGTCACGGTGCGGTATTGGCCGCGCTCAAAGCAAGTGGTGCTCGCAGCGTGCTCGACCTGGGCTGCGGCGAGGGGAAGCTGCTACGGCAGTTGCTGCCTGAGAACCAGTTCGAGCAGATTGTCGGCGTCGATGTTTCGATCCGATCGTTAGAGATGGCCCAGAAACGCCTGAAGCTAGACCGCTTGCCCCCGCGTCAGGCCGAGCGTCTGAAGCTGCTGCACGGCTCGCTCATCTATCGCGATCGCCGCCTGGAAGGCTTCGATGCGGCTGCGGTGGTTGAAGTGATCGAACACCTCGACCCTCCCCGGCTGACCGCGCTTGAGCGGGCCGTCTTCGAGTTCGCCCGGCCCAAGATCGTGGTCGTCACGACCCCTAACCAGGAATACAACGTCATGTGGGAAAGCCTGCCCGCCGGCCAGTTCCGCCACGCCGACCATCGCTTCGAATGGACCCGAGCCCAGTTTCAAGCCTGGGCCGGACGCATTTGCCAAGCATTTGGATACACGGTGCGTTACTTACCGGTCGGGCCAGAAGACGAAAAGGTCGGATCACCGACGCAGATGGGGGTGTTTGAGTTTTGATTCCGTGTGAACTCGCGTACGCCCCGAATTGATTCAGTCATCGATGCATACTTCATTGTTTCCAATGGCATCCATCCGATTGCAACGTCTTTCCCATGCAAATGAAAATTCCCAAACTATCCCTCGTTGTCCTCATCGGCCCTAGCGGTTCCGGCAAGAGTACCTTCGCACGGCAGCATTTTCTGCCGACCGAAGTGTTATCTTCCGATACCTGTC
This portion of the Bremerella alba genome encodes:
- a CDS encoding recombinase family protein; this translates as MRKKKAYSYLRFSSGPQAKGDSKRRQSERPAEWAEANGYELDNSLVLMDEGVSGWTGANATTGKLKAFIDAVDAGSVKKGSALIVENLDRLTRQQVPVALEMFLSILRRGITIVTLSDAHPEIFHWEKLSEVQLIIAIVILSRAHGESERKSQFGKAKWRSRREEMRKGKTVGNLCPRWLKSKEDRSGFIFVRDKVKTVRKIVKLYLDGLGAHLIAEKLNTDGNAPLGHGRQWDAGQIKHVLSHEALIGRKQPMRLEVVDGKRKKVPDGEPIVDYFPAVVDQETWDRLQYELSIRSVNTQPRKQTIRNLFPGSIISIWDNHIHVWKLHSTQNGITSIYCPRPGKSNKKKRYHLPYTAIERAVLLHLRELDASKLTGRTTSQPNQIDAISGKLVQLEQQLTNTEQGLTKAYSDTLARVAQRLEGEIDELQQQLSTLTSEQQNVTTERIKDLQDLIEQLDNKSGDTLISLRRKLKARMQTLVKRLQITQIDEISNQHKHIVLGIVFRGEPRCRILKLEIKQGQLVSSYMLAEAIVERETGEVTLAMIDKNDPDWCSLDKPEILAYIDDQFQKSREEREVEDSHYFSLE
- a CDS encoding phage exclusion protein Lit family protein; the protein is MKRIVQVKEDDVRRLLCWASPCRNNELIRLLDELDTKWMVDREAERILFQARPGQPNEIVMGLKCSRRLQVHAYAAAIIFSSLGKSKDERDKILRPVDDMLNWAVGVDVTGWVASDGIVLPPDHVLRKTEEEIPDDALPKISEKNRIVGEGFYRYATAWILFHELGHLKLGHSSQEGFLSLTQEKEADMFAANWMVDAATNSGDSEQEANRLNALTGIALALLWLTIFNVFFGRKESTTHPEGYDRLFQVLDQFVDPSSESEYVFIWESVATLLFVHMRAANYQFDEKEVALAQPDPRDRVNYFINRISKFERE
- a CDS encoding 3' terminal RNA ribose 2'-O-methyltransferase Hen1, with product MLLSITTEHPPATDLGYLLHKHPGRLQTFDLSFGKAHVFYPEADENRCTACLLLDIDPVGMVRGKNRSQGDLLARYVNDRPYVASSFLSVAISQVLGAAMSGRCKDRPELADTPLPLAARIDVLPVRGGERFLRQLFEPLGYTVEAEAYPLDEKFPAWGNSPYFSVTIRGVTTLSQLLTHLYVLVPVFDNEKHYFVGEAELEKLLAKGGGWLTAHPEKDQITRRYLKHRYGLYREALSRLIEVEELQAPPDEQTASAEEETLERSVSLNDQRHGAVLAALKASGARSVLDLGCGEGKLLRQLLPENQFEQIVGVDVSIRSLEMAQKRLKLDRLPPRQAERLKLLHGSLIYRDRRLEGFDAAAVVEVIEHLDPPRLTALERAVFEFARPKIVVVTTPNQEYNVMWESLPAGQFRHADHRFEWTRAQFQAWAGRICQAFGYTVRYLPVGPEDEKVGSPTQMGVFEF